DNA from Platichthys flesus chromosome 20, fPlaFle2.1, whole genome shotgun sequence:
AACTTTGTGTGCAATGGCCCCTTTCCCACTCAACGCTCACCGAtcatatacagtgtgtgtgtgtatgtatatatatataggttttGTTTATGTGATGACACAGACTGCATGTCCTGCCAAATGTGGAGGTAGCTGAGTCATTGCAGAGATGTTGGTCTTCCCACGCTGAAGTTTGACCCGCTGACAGCTCATGGCCTCCATCGATTTGTTATGTGTCGAAACAGGAGAAGATCCACAAGCTGTACgagaggaagctgcatggaGATTTTGACACGAACAACCACatccagaaaaagaaagaattcaGAAACCCAAGGTATGCTTTCACAGTCAACAAAGACACTTGCttactcactctcacacacactgagcgcTATTTACACATGATACCAGCTGTGcttaaacaaaaatatttgttttctctgcccACAAATGCAAACAAGCAACAAGTGTTTTCAAGCGTCTTATCGGGTTTAATTCTCTTATCTGTTTTCAGTATTTACGAGAAGCTCATTCAGTTCTGCGCCATAGATGAACTGGGAACCAACTACCCTAAAGATATGTTCAATCCCCATGGCTGGTCAGAAGACTCTTATTACGAAGCTCTAGGTACAACAGTGTTATATAATTCCACACAGTTCTCTCTCATCCCAGCTTTACACCCATACACACCATCTCTTTTAATTCATTTCTTTCAGCTAAAGCCCAGAAAGTGGACATGGACAAACTGGAGAAAGCCAAGAAGGACCGGACCAAGGTGAGATGAGCAGCGAAGACAAGCCTGCTGactgttctctttttctttttctttttttgcgtCAGGAGGGCAAGTCTTTACCAGCTTGTTTTCTGCTTTACGTCCTTCATCAGACGCACGCAGGAATCAACGCTGCCAAGTTCTGCTCTCGTGTCAGCAGGGCGAGCCCAGCGCAGGTTTACAGCTCAGCCTTGCCCCTTCGGGTTGAATCGTTTGTTGGCAGCTCCCTGCTTTTGccattttctgtttgaaataatCAATCCGAGATAAATATCTTGTCAGTGCTGGGACTGAGAGCTGAAAGGTGTCTGTTAAAAACTTGCACGAATGCCCCGAAAACAACGTGGGCTGCATTGTTGAAAAGTGGACTTGAATGAACATGTACAGGAGCTCTTCTTGTTCTCCACTGTGAAATTCAGTCATTGGTATGCAGTCACAGTAATGCAGTAAGATGTGAGAATGAAACCAGACAAAGTCATTTTGTTCCCCTCACTTGACAGATACTGCCGACGTTCCCTTGAGCAAAACACATAGATCGTTCGGTGGAGCTTCTCAGCATTCTGTTGGGGTTGTAGGTTAAAAACTTTGGCACatcaaagagcagcaggaacTTATTTGTGTATACCAGTgtctaatgttgtgtgtgtttgatagatTGAGTTTGTCACGGGGACTAAAAAGGGCGCCAACCCCTCCAACTCTTCAGCATCCACCACCagcaacaccagcaccaccacagcCACAGGTAAACATCCACCACTGCAGCACCTCTCAGACGTTATCATTAAACTTTACATGTCAGTTTTTACATGTTTAGATTAGCCCCCGGCTCAGTGATGGCTAACTATCCCCCTGGGCATAGTTGGTTTAAAATCTTTCTGTATCACATTAAATATCCACAAATTATTTGGCAACACTCAAAACCTGTACGATTTATTTTTAGTGTAATGATAAAAAAACTCTTCATCAGGACTTTCATCAAGCAGCAAAAGCAAGAGAGTCGACAGCGAGCATCACTTTTAGATTAAGATGTAATGAACTGAGATTGGTCCACAGAAATACAGCCTCAGGGAGATTGACTTTTCACCACCGAGCTCTGCACATTTGAAACCACAGGGGGAAAAAGCTGATATTTCATGTGAAATAACAGATTGTGTTCACATGGGACTTCTTTACCCACAATAACAAtctgttgaatttgtttttagaGCTTTTGAGCAGCCAATCAGGCACCTACAAAATGAATTTTTCTAAAATCTATCacttaaaataatatttctgttttttgcaGATTTAGCTGTTTCACTGTGGTGTACCTCTATAAATAATTAtctaattatattataatgcaGAACATTTTAGAAACCGACATTTATGTTTGAATGCCAGATAACTATTATTAAATATGACACATAAAGGGAATATACACTCCGCAGAATAAAGATTATAGATTAGGTTGTAGTAGATTACAATTAGGTGGCATTGTGGATGTGGCTGTGCGTTGTGTTGTATTACAGGTAGAGCCAATATGCACGtgtatgaaaacttttattctatataattataaaatcaatgcaattatttttacataaaagtGTTACCCCCCCCAGCAGTGTTATCAGCATCAGTCCCCAAAATCCATATTGGTCAGCCTCTTGTTACGGTATTACTCAACTTAAGCTTCAACGATCACGTTGAATCAATAAACCGCTCTTTTTTAAAGTATATCAGTTCTAGTATTGTTTATAGACATGTCCACTCGCAAACAGGAttcctcttccctttcttttAGGCACATTGCTTCATGTCTTGGTACAACCTGTAGACCAGTGGAATTTAGCACCTCAcctgcatgcatgtgtatgtgtgttcagcACAAGACAAACCTAAAACCATCACAACTAGTTGTCAAAAGCTCCACGGTGCCAGTCGAGTAAAGCCAGGAGGCCTTTCCCGCCGGACCCTCTCACTGAATCTCCTCTTATCAACAGACGCCCAGAAGAGGAAAAGCAAGTGGGACTCTGCGATCCCTGTGACCCTGGCCCAGCCCGccctcatcaccaccaccaccgccaccctGCCTGCCGTAGTCTCCGTGACCACCACTGCTAGCGGCACCAAAACCACCGTCATCTCTGCCGTGGGCACCATCCTGAAGAAAGCAAAGCAGTGAAcgttatgtatatatatatttgtggaCAAGATGCAGAGCGAGGGCAAACGGACTGAGGGACACTTGGTGtacctttttcttcttttctttttttagaacAAACCTACAAACACACTCTGCTACACTTGGACAAAGACTTAACCGCCTTCTATCTCTGGGATACATCTGCACTATCGTATCATACAGCCAAACTCACAGTTTGGTGAGAAAACTCAAAGACCCTCTGAATCTCAGAAAGTGACGCCGGCTGATCTAATGCtgatataaaaatgtgtgttgttctttttctgATTTGTCGGCAACAGTTGTTTGTCTAAATATGATGGTGACTAAAACGGAAGAAGGGTTCCAAACAGACAAGCTAGAAAAATCtgagctgtttttttatttttatatccatGATTCTGGTGCAGTATTTTAACACCACCTTTAGCAGTTAGCTCAACATGTGCATCGGTTTTGTTTTGATCATCAGCATATTCTCCTGGCTCTGGTAGATTTTTTACACTTGTACATATGTGTTGATGATAAGGTGAATAAATGGATCAGATGTTGCCTTTTCAGTTGGATTATAGTCttattttattcttgttttttttattggatcaGAAACAGGATGGGGAATTTTTCTATTTAGCTGCTATTAAAATTGACCTTCACGCTTGTTTACTGCCGATAACTTCTCAGAACCTTTCACACTGCAGCACAGTAACGCTGGGTGCAGTCTTTTAACcaaacactgaaaatatgtaGAGATGTCTTCTTTGTTTTCTAAATGCTCTCTGTCTTAACCTAATCTTGAATTCCCACTGATTGCAAATGTCATTAAAGGTAAACAATGTCCAGAAATTAAAGGTGGGGTAAGAGATATTTATACAAAACACTTTAAGTCAAAATCTGGTTTAAACACAGCCCTGGGGCctcatctgtaaaaaaaaaaaaaaacagtgtagGTGCAAACAATAGCAGAAAATCTGATTTATAAAATCATGCGCACGCAGTCCTGAACGCAatgttcactttataaatcccagtccacctggaaacatATGTACTTGAATCTGTACTTATTGACTGTTCAATGACTGTGATACTGGACTCTGTTCAGCACAAATATCACAGATCTATAGAAAatatatcagctgatcagtCATCGTCATGGGACAATAAATCTTTTGTGATTGCAACTCACGTCTGAATCGCCattttcccgtctccaaaatgTTTGTACACTTGGGTCGTTGTCAGTTTTTGAAGTGCGCTCCTTCTCCCATCACGTTGTGTTTTATAAATCCCAGCTTTTTTGTGAGAATTGACGTACGCAagtttcaggccccgttttgtgcgtatataatgaacagttataaatgaggcccctgCTCTGTATTTAGAAAACAATGAAAGCTGGATGACCTGAACACCACAACGCTGTTCATGCCAATTAAAGTAATGGTGTTTGTGCTCAGGTACAGGATGAGCGGGAGCGAGAACTTTGAATCATAAACGGCACTCCCCATAGTTATTAACGTCTTAAACAGCATAACTATGCaaatcctttttatttgttcgagcaatttataataaaaaacgTGTAAAGGTCAACTGTTTTACAACGTAACAACTGCTGTTAAACAATTATTCCAACACTGGTTATTTTCACAGTTGCGCTCAAAATGCCAAGTCCTGAAGCATCAGCAACTACAAGTAACCTAAAGAAGATAGCGAAAAGGCTGAAGACCAGAGTGATCACTGGGGCCACTATGTGAGCTTCACTGGCTACACAACGATACCTAGCGTCCTCCAAGCGGGAGCAACCAGTCACTAACACTGGTGGGGCTGAGGTACATCAGTGAGTGTTTGTCTGCTTCTTGGAGAGCAGACAGACACTCGCTGTCTTATTTCAACTTGTTGAGATCAGTGGAGCACCTGGGCAATGCCTGTGCATGAATGTGGGGGGGTGGAGCAATGGAGGAAGGTTTGACTCAAACACCAGATTGAGGGGGATCCTTTTTATTCAACGTTGTAGCTTCAAATTAAGCAAAATGAAACAGAAGGGCTGATTAAAACCATGTTTTCATTTAGAAGATGATAAGGTGTGTCACCTGGGTGTGAAGCTGACTCGTACAGAGTCACCAGAAGCTGCAGTCAAGATTGGGGTGTGAGTCATTCGGTTGAATCGTACCCACATTTGGAAACAGGCCACTATACTCATGCGTACTTTGGTACATTCGATGAACACGTGtcctttttcctcttgttgCACAAGCTGCTCTCGCAGCTGGAGTGCCTGAAGATGGAGATGACCACACGAGCCAGCAACGCCTGTCTCATGCACTCACAGATATCGGTCTTCTAAAGGTGCctgattttatttcatcaaaatccatgaattattccgcAAGAAAATCAGTCAAAATGTCAAGAAACTATCCAACACCAATCAATAATTGAGTGATTAGTTTCATATATGAGTGTTAATTGAAGTTGAATTTATGTGATTAGTAAAATAGGAGTGTTAATTGAAGATTAATTTGTGATTACTAAAACATTCGTGTTTTAATTAAAGTATAATTGATgtgattcattttaattgacGTTTAATTGATGTGATTAGTAACACATGTGAGCGTCAAGTTTAGTTTAATTCATATGATTAATGTTAATTGAAGTTTAACTAATTTGATATGTAACACATGAGGGTTGAATGAAGTTTAATTGATGTGTTTAGTGTTAAATAACAAAGAACTTTTAGAAAAGTTCTTTTCTTCTGTGACTGAGgttataaacacaaataaaacatgtttgcaACTTTTTAAAGTATTACTAATTAAATCATCTAATACGTAAAATGTATTCGTATTGTGTTATCATACAGGAATAAGTTATGTGTGAGTGCTCtcagttttgtttgttggtcCACACTCACTGCTGCACATTTACTggcgaggaggagaaaaggggcgagagggagagagcgacaTCGACGCCATTATAAGCAGTGAATGAAGTCAGTGATCCAAAAAGCACAGTGTTTTTGTCATGTAAATAGGATGGGAGTTGAACACGGTCAGACTGGAGCTGAGAGCAGACACATTCTCTCCGGTCCAGAGGAGTGAGAGCTGCTCTGTCCGTCGTCTGTGCTGATTAATGAGTCCAGGTCCCCGTCCTGTTCTCAGTTAGGAACCTCTTTCAGTCCAATGTTCCAAGTTTGCCCGGGACAGAGagctgagagctgctgctgcacgcgTTCGGTGGTGAATGCAGTTATTACAGCTGCTACATGAGATACAGTTCCTCCTGAGTGAGTAGAGACAATAAGCTGTGttgataaatacaaaataactaaTACAGCTGAATGTACTAATCCTGGTTCAAATGCCACTGTGGCAAGTGCATTTAAGTGTTGTTGTGTATGTAGGATCCCCCTGCACTATACTGTATGCCTTTCATCACTGGGAAGACATACTAGTAacattttacttgagtaaatgtacaaaTGAATAGGAAAGATTTTACTCAACTAAAAGTAAAGgtgcaacatttatttttacttgcTTAAAGATGCACttagtattaaaagtaaaagtaccgaGGGTGTAGCAGAGTGTAGCCTGTAATAAAGACAGAGCTGCACACAAAGTCACTGAACACCTTGTCATGTCATTGCATTGttaaaatgtagtggagtagaaagtacagatttTCAAGTAACAGAAATTAATCTTCTGGAGTAATGTACTtatatttaaaatctatttaagtatagatgtactttgttacatcccaccacAGGATCACAGGGTATTTTATTCTCGTTTTCAAGTTTATAATAAACATAGAACAGGTCCATCAAAGCCATTGATGTAGTCTTGTGGTTGTTTTCTCTAGGACCCTCGGCACTATGATGATATTTCCACCTTTATAATGCTTGGAAAgtgcacacctccaccaaggctggACGGCCACTTGATCACCATTATCAAATACATGCATTGAGATCAGATACATATTGCTGCTAAGGCCCTATGGTCCCCTTaagaaaaccacatttaaattcaccggATAATTTTTTCATCGACAACCATGAATTATCGTCTGaacccaaaccacatccttcatggaaattggttcaGTTTCGGAGTCATCCCCTGTGTTTTTTAACGAAACCTCAGATGGAGCATGAAAAGTGCTTAAGAGTAGGGATAGATTGTTCCTGTTGTATTGGTTTTAATTCCCTGGAAAGAAGTTGCCTGTAGCTGTGTATGTTCTTCCGCAGATTGCCCATTCTGGCACGTACGGTGTCGAGAAATAGCTGTTCTTTCTTCTGAGTCAACCCATTGAGTTCTAGATGAGCTGAGTCTCAAGGACAGGATGAGTCATGTCCATTACAGTGGGATTAG
Protein-coding regions in this window:
- the sap30bp gene encoding SAP30-binding protein isoform X3, translated to MASGKKSALLSSLADYGDDSEPDSDPESEEIGGPGVALVYGYGDDDLNRTEDIEDKISRDEDSRESNSEMEESDEGREPDEVEIPEAERKDPNELVALFSEKVRNMSPDEIRIPPEPPGRCSSQLQEKIHKLYERKLHGDFDTNNHIQKKKEFRNPSIYEKLIQFCAIDELGTNYPKDMFNPHGWSEDSYYEALAKAQKVDMDKLEKAKKDRTKTHAGINAAKFCSRVSRASPAQIEFVTGTKKGANPSNSSASTTSNTSTTTATDAQKRKSKWDSAIPVTLAQPALITTTTATLPAVVSVTTTASGTKTTVISAVGTILKKAKQ
- the sap30bp gene encoding SAP30-binding protein isoform X1 translates to MASGKKSALLSSLADYGDDSEPDSDPESEEIGGPGVALVYGYGDDDLNRTEDIEDKISRDEDSRESNSEMEESDEGREPDEVEIPEAERKDPNELVALFSEKVRNMSPDEIRIPPEPPGRCSSQLQEKIHKLYERKLHGDFDTNNHIQKKKEFRNPSIYEKLIQFCAIDELGTNYPKDMFNPHGWSEDSYYEALAKAQKVDMDKLEKAKKDRTKTHAGINAAKFCSRVSRASPAQIEFVTGTKKGANPSNSSASTTSNTSTTTATAQDKPKTITTSCQKLHGASRVKPGGLSRRTLSLNLLLSTDAQKRKSKWDSAIPVTLAQPALITTTTATLPAVVSVTTTASGTKTTVISAVGTILKKAKQ
- the sap30bp gene encoding SAP30-binding protein isoform X4 is translated as MASGKKSALLSSLADYGDDSEPDSDPESEEIGGPGVALVYGYGDDDLNRTEDIEDKISRDEDSRESNSEMEESDEGREPDEVEIPEAERKDPNELVALFSEKVRNMSPDEIRIPPEPPGRCSSQLQEKIHKLYERKLHGDFDTNNHIQKKKEFRNPSIYEKLIQFCAIDELGTNYPKDMFNPHGWSEDSYYEALAKAQKVDMDKLEKAKKDRTKIEFVTGTKKGANPSNSSASTTSNTSTTTATDAQKRKSKWDSAIPVTLAQPALITTTTATLPAVVSVTTTASGTKTTVISAVGTILKKAKQ
- the sap30bp gene encoding SAP30-binding protein isoform X2, translated to MASGKKSALLSSLADYGDDSEPDSDPESEEIGGPGVALVYGYGDDDLNRTEDIEDKISRDEDSRESNSEMEESDEGREPDEVEIPEAERKDPNELVALFSEKVRNMSPDEIRIPPEPPGRCSSQLQEKIHKLYERKLHGDFDTNNHIQKKKEFRNPSIYEKLIQFCAIDELGTNYPKDMFNPHGWSEDSYYEALAKAQKVDMDKLEKAKKDRTKIEFVTGTKKGANPSNSSASTTSNTSTTTATAQDKPKTITTSCQKLHGASRVKPGGLSRRTLSLNLLLSTDAQKRKSKWDSAIPVTLAQPALITTTTATLPAVVSVTTTASGTKTTVISAVGTILKKAKQ